The following is a genomic window from Leptotrichia sp. OH3620_COT-345.
ATGTGTCATATCTGTTTCTATAAATCCCGGAGCGATTGCATTTGATCTCAGACCTTTTTTCCCAAATTCTTTGGCCCATGTTTTAGACATAGCTATGACTCCACCTTTTGTTGCAGAGTAGTTTGTTTGCCCGGCATTCCCGTCAAGACCCACAACAGAAGCCATATTTATTACACTTGCACTCTCACTTTTTAGAAGAAGTGACACGAAACTCTGCATTACATTGTAAACACCCTTTAAATTAATATCTACTACTAAATCCCAATCTTCTTCTTTCATTCTCTGTAATAAGGAATCTCTTGTTATTCCCGCATTATTCACAAGTATATCAAGCTTTCCGTATTTTTCTTTTATCTGAGCTGCTATTTCCTTTATATTTTCCCTATCA
Proteins encoded in this region:
- the fabG gene encoding 3-oxoacyl-ACP reductase FabG, yielding MLKNKIALVTGGSRGIGKEIVLKFAENGATIISGDLIEPDYSHENVTHIKLNVTDRENIKEIAAQIKEKYGKLDILVNNAGITRDSLLQRMKEEDWDLVVDINLKGVYNVMQSFVSLLLKSESASVINMASVVGLDGNAGQTNYSATKGGVIAMSKTWAKEFGKKGLRSNAIAPGFIETDMTHVLPEKVVETVLENTSLKRMGKASDVADTTLFLASDMSKFITGQVIRVDGGLNL